The Candidatus Methylacidiphilales bacterium genomic interval ACTGTTTGTGGGCATGGAAGAGGATGCGATGCTGGGCCCGGACGGCAAGGTGAGTTGGATTTTGCGCCGGCAAGAGCAATACCACTTGATTCGTTAAGCGCATAGTTCGACAACGGGTTCGAAAGCAGATTCGAAAACGGGTTCAATGGCGCTGAGGTACTCCCGGACAAAGCTGCGCGCCATGGGGGAGCAGCCGGGCGAGGGATAAATTTTGAAGAAAAAGTGCTGCGCCGCCGATGGTTCAAGGGAGGGGCATAGAAATGCCAGGGTAGAGGCGTTCGAGGCGACGCAACTCTTGCAGTCTTTGCCGACTTCGCGGCACAAAGTCGGGCCCGCGGGGGGTATGGACGAGTCTTCGTTGGCGATAAGCATTGCGAGATATTTCCTCTAGTGAGTTCATTTGTAGCCTTTTTCGCCTAGGGGACTAAAGCCTGCGGGGGTGGGAAATCTCAACGTTTGGTGAGGGTTGGGGCTACCCGCAAAAGAGGGTATTGCAATCGGCACCAAATTTTTCAGTGTTGGTGCAATTTTCAGGCGGTGTTGCTACGCTCAAACTAGGGCTAGCCGCGCGCCGTAGACGAGCGGTGGGCTTCGCAATTTTCCGGAAAGCTATAACTATTTCGTTTTCATGAACATACGTTCGTTGTTTAGTTTATTTTCCTCGGACTTGGCCATTGACCTGGGGACGGCGAATACGCTGGTGTATGCCAAGGGCAAAGGGATCGTGGTGAACGAGCCCTCGATTGTCGCGATCAACAAGACCAACGGCGAAGTGGAAGCCGTGGGCAAAGAAGCCAAAGAGATGTTGGGCCGCACGCCGGGCAACATTGTGGCCATTCGGCCGATGAAGGACGGGGTGATCGCGGATTTCAAGGTGACCGAGCGGATGTTGAATTACTTCATCCAAAAGGCGCATGGCCGCAAGATGATGGTGCACCCGCGGATTGTGATCGGGGTACCGAGCGAGATTACGCAAGTAGAAAAGCGTGCGGTGATTGATTCCGCTTACCGGGCCAAGGCGAGCGAAGTGCACTTGGTGGAGCAGGCCATGGTGGCGGCGATCGGGGCGGGTTTGCCGGTGTCCGAGCCGGGCGGCAACATGGTGGTGGACATTGGCGGCGGCACGACGGACGTGGCTGTCATCTCGTTGGCGGGCATCGTCTATTCGCGCTCGGTGCGCGTGGCGGGCAATGAATTGGACGATGCGATTATCCAATATCTGAAAAAGAAGTACAGTCTGTTGGTGGGGGAACGAACAGCCGAACAGATCAAGATAAATTTGGGTTCTGCCTTTACCTTGGATAAGCCCTTGAAGATGGAAATCAAGGGAAGGAACTTGATTGAGGGCATTCCGCGGACGGTGGGCATTGGCGACGAAGAAATCCGGGAAGCATTGAAAGAAGGCGTAGACACAATTGTCAATGCCATCCGAGTGGCCCTGGAGCGCACGCCGCCGGAACTTTCCGCGGATATTTCGGATCGCGGAATTGTTTTGACGGGCGGGGGAGCGTTGATCAAAAACCTGGACTTGCGGATCCGTCAGGAGACGGGATTGCCGGTGTCGATTGCCGAAGATCCGCTGGCCTGCGTGGTGCTGGGCATCGGGAAAATGCTTTCCGATTTCAAGCTGCTGCGGCGGATTGCGATTGAGTAAGCGAGGGTAGTTTGCGGCCCGGAAGGGCAAGCGCTTATGGAAGGATTCCTAACCCGATATCGCAATCTGACAGTCCTGGTGATTGTGCTCCTGGCGCAATTGGTGTTGCTGGCCGTGCAGGTGAAGAATAACCAGGATGTGCGACTGATCCGGGTGTGGGCGGTGACGGCCATCACGCCGTTGGCACGCGTGCTGGAGGGGGTGCGGGCCAATACGATTGGCTTGGCGGGCGAGTATTGGGAACTGTGGAATGTGCGTTCCGTGAACAAGCAATTGCAGGCGGAACTGGACAAGACAAAGTTGGAAAACCACTATCTGCGGGAAGAGCTGGCCACGGCGAAGCGCGCGGAGGCGATGGCGGCCTTTGTGCAGCGGAACCCTTCGAAAACGATTGGGGCACGCATTATCGGCGCGGGCGCCGGCGCCAGTTCGAAGGTGGTGTTCATTGATCGCGGTTCGACCTCCGGGGTGATGCGAGGGATGGCCGTTATTACGCCAGATGGAATCGTAGGGAAGGTAACATCTGCCTATCCGACGGGTTCCATGGTGGTGATGATCACCGACCCCACTTTTGCCTGCGGGGTGATTTCCAATAAGACCCGAATTCACGCAACGGCCAAAGGGCAGGGGAACAATCAGCTGTTGGTGGACTATATTCAGAACGAGCAGACGGTTGAGGTAGGCGAAGTTTTCTATACCTCGGGAGATGACCGAATT includes:
- a CDS encoding rod shape-determining protein, translating into MNIRSLFSLFSSDLAIDLGTANTLVYAKGKGIVVNEPSIVAINKTNGEVEAVGKEAKEMLGRTPGNIVAIRPMKDGVIADFKVTERMLNYFIQKAHGRKMMVHPRIVIGVPSEITQVEKRAVIDSAYRAKASEVHLVEQAMVAAIGAGLPVSEPGGNMVVDIGGGTTDVAVISLAGIVYSRSVRVAGNELDDAIIQYLKKKYSLLVGERTAEQIKINLGSAFTLDKPLKMEIKGRNLIEGIPRTVGIGDEEIREALKEGVDTIVNAIRVALERTPPELSADISDRGIVLTGGGALIKNLDLRIRQETGLPVSIAEDPLACVVLGIGKMLSDFKLLRRIAIE
- the mreC gene encoding rod shape-determining protein MreC — translated: MIVLLAQLVLLAVQVKNNQDVRLIRVWAVTAITPLARVLEGVRANTIGLAGEYWELWNVRSVNKQLQAELDKTKLENHYLREELATAKRAEAMAAFVQRNPSKTIGARIIGAGAGASSKVVFIDRGSTSGVMRGMAVITPDGIVGKVTSAYPTGSMVVMITDPTFACGVISNKTRIHATAKGQGNNQLLVDYIQNEQTVEVGEVFYTSGDDRIFPKGLPVGTVRVAKPGKLFKEVYIAPTAFDKGLEEVLVVLEGVHQQLPEWNLQTGEGPMAKPLPPPEGSGDAVPVPASPTPATAPASTSSEGVGPTTDADRLLNRYKELGAEQGVTFGAGGKIPNFNAPKTPKPAPEKN